From the genome of Pseudomonas yamanorum, one region includes:
- a CDS encoding glycosyltransferase family 2 protein: MTLLSVIIPTHNRAKYAVQSIRSILELSDDIQVVVCDSSPIDDISGQFLGEYPESRLKLVRSGQGISVVDNFNLGLRSADGDYLVFIGDDDFVSSEIVKVAAWAKSKHVDSLKFNFPALYYWDDFKHSTRGDSYFGTLHISPYDGGVVVHDLKGSMNYALDNFGGGVFNMPRAYAGMISSDLARRIERKYGGLFGGVSPDIYSSFLISNESQSCFLIDYPVIIPGASGVSTSGQSSSGGHYGKLRDNAHIAPFKDLVWDSRVPEFYSVPTVWSFSLLKAVEKVEESSGVSLNPNFGRLFLKCFVYFPRSYRETLFSFRKTCSLYGAGKMVGQLFGSVWGEFLWGASRIINRFRARHVTNTIEVVSGLNTSYMASQELGKVLKQRAVDIKLPD, from the coding sequence ATGACATTATTAAGTGTAATTATACCAACCCATAATCGGGCAAAGTATGCAGTTCAGTCAATACGGTCAATTCTGGAGCTTTCAGATGATATCCAGGTAGTCGTATGTGATTCCAGTCCCATAGATGATATTTCCGGGCAGTTTCTGGGGGAGTATCCGGAGTCACGATTGAAACTGGTCAGGTCGGGCCAGGGTATAAGCGTGGTCGATAACTTTAATCTCGGCCTGAGATCTGCCGATGGTGATTATCTTGTTTTCATTGGCGACGACGATTTTGTGTCGTCGGAGATAGTCAAAGTCGCTGCGTGGGCTAAATCAAAACACGTGGATTCGCTAAAGTTTAACTTTCCTGCCTTATATTATTGGGATGATTTCAAGCACTCTACTCGAGGTGACTCATATTTCGGAACGTTGCATATTTCTCCGTATGATGGTGGTGTAGTTGTTCATGATCTAAAAGGTTCTATGAACTATGCATTGGATAATTTTGGTGGTGGCGTATTCAATATGCCGCGTGCTTACGCGGGAATGATTTCTTCTGATTTGGCTCGAAGGATCGAGCGTAAGTATGGCGGATTGTTTGGTGGCGTCAGCCCGGATATCTACAGCTCTTTCCTGATCTCTAACGAGTCGCAGAGCTGTTTTTTAATTGATTATCCGGTGATCATTCCTGGCGCCTCCGGCGTCAGTACTTCCGGGCAAAGCAGTTCCGGGGGGCACTACGGCAAGCTGCGAGACAATGCTCACATCGCACCGTTCAAGGATCTTGTATGGGACAGCCGTGTACCTGAATTTTACTCTGTGCCAACAGTATGGTCATTTTCACTTTTGAAAGCTGTTGAAAAAGTTGAAGAGAGCAGCGGTGTCAGTCTAAACCCAAACTTCGGCCGCCTTTTTCTGAAGTGTTTTGTTTATTTTCCGCGATCGTATCGAGAAACGTTGTTTTCCTTCCGTAAAACATGCTCCTTATATGGTGCTGGAAAAATGGTAGGTCAGTTATTCGGGTCTGTCTGGGGAGAGTTTTTGTGGGGGGCATCCCGCATCATTAACAGATTTCGTGCTCGTCATGTAACCAATACTATTGAGGTCGTTTCCGGCCTGAATACCTCCTATATGGCTAGCCAGGAATTGGGGAAAGTATTAAAGCAGCGTGCAGTTGATATAAAACTCCCAGATTGA
- a CDS encoding lipopolysaccharide biosynthesis protein: MNWRTHVIGRMLMLYAGRSSSLLVAFLFLPLYSRLLGSAQFGVVAVILSLQALLVMMDLGMSTLTGREVSVASSTDNSLLTLVRTAELSLSGFYALLFFIAVTLKLFYFAQSVSWLVVIGAVVLFWLLVMQNLYYCSLIARRSYTLGSGIQIVGLVVRACATAAALSYISATLEVFIVTQLVITAVHWWISRRVFISVISEGVDSSAPIKSPTVTDAWALTKMGGALVLFSAAGAAVTQLDKPIISMFASASSVAPYYLASLLCMTPISILAGPVSQYFQPIFLREAAQDGGRKKAQKTVSRFALSVFVVTALPTFILWWFRVPIIDLWMGPGENNGIIATYVAILLPGLAIGAFGFIPYSQLIYAKDYRFQAVMSACLTVITLALATLAAVGKNVEAVCYIYSAYHTASTLVSWIRASMLPEVGSYARSTALLISTLVLASFTVFGLALYIFI; the protein is encoded by the coding sequence ATGAACTGGCGAACTCATGTGATTGGTCGAATGTTGATGCTGTACGCAGGGAGGTCGTCCAGTCTGTTGGTCGCCTTTTTGTTTTTGCCTTTATATAGTCGTTTATTGGGCAGTGCACAATTTGGCGTTGTTGCGGTAATACTTTCTCTTCAGGCGCTTCTGGTCATGATGGACTTGGGCATGTCTACGTTGACCGGAAGAGAGGTTTCTGTCGCCAGCAGCACAGACAACTCACTATTGACGCTGGTGCGCACTGCAGAACTAAGCTTGTCAGGGTTTTATGCGTTATTATTCTTCATCGCGGTAACGTTAAAGCTGTTCTACTTTGCTCAGTCTGTATCTTGGTTGGTTGTGATTGGCGCTGTGGTTCTGTTCTGGTTGCTGGTAATGCAGAATCTTTATTATTGCAGCTTGATAGCACGGCGTAGCTATACGTTAGGCAGTGGTATACAAATAGTTGGGTTGGTTGTCCGTGCGTGTGCAACGGCTGCTGCTTTAAGTTATATATCGGCAACGCTTGAAGTTTTTATCGTTACGCAGTTGGTGATTACCGCGGTGCATTGGTGGATTTCTCGACGCGTTTTTATCTCCGTGATTTCGGAAGGCGTTGACTCAAGCGCCCCGATAAAGTCGCCCACGGTTACTGACGCATGGGCTTTGACTAAAATGGGCGGAGCACTGGTTTTGTTCTCTGCGGCAGGCGCTGCAGTGACTCAACTGGACAAACCTATAATCTCAATGTTTGCTTCCGCCAGTAGCGTCGCGCCTTACTATTTGGCCAGTTTGTTATGCATGACGCCCATTTCTATTTTGGCTGGACCGGTTAGCCAATATTTTCAACCGATTTTCTTGCGTGAGGCGGCCCAGGACGGCGGCCGGAAAAAAGCGCAAAAAACAGTCTCCAGATTTGCACTGTCGGTTTTTGTCGTCACAGCGCTACCCACCTTTATTTTGTGGTGGTTTCGCGTACCGATTATCGATCTCTGGATGGGGCCAGGTGAGAATAATGGCATTATCGCAACCTACGTTGCGATATTGCTACCTGGTTTGGCCATCGGGGCATTTGGATTTATACCCTACAGTCAACTGATTTATGCGAAAGATTACCGGTTTCAGGCTGTGATGTCCGCGTGCTTGACGGTCATAACGTTGGCGTTGGCCACTCTCGCCGCGGTAGGAAAGAATGTCGAGGCTGTATGCTATATCTACTCTGCATACCATACGGCATCAACCTTGGTCTCTTGGATTCGTGCTTCGATGCTGCCTGAAGTGGGCTCATACGCTAGGAGTACTGCGTTACTGATATCGACGCTTGTGCTGGCGTCTTTCACGGTTTTTGGACTGGCTTTATATATATTTATTTGA
- a CDS encoding EpsG family protein translates to MIYIFGWIILLTALLLTALSGYRTRRFAGFALLFFLFIAVFRGAVGTDTDTYETVVSRLMDGISWTGMEPGFVFMSWILVELTGTASVAVRLVSVIIFVILFLYLFRSDKNEKFLLLSYMLPAFVYQYTMNGLRIGIAAMLLLLAVQKLRRTERLSGLVLAVSALFFHYSSLVSLVFIWASQARWTRASNILIVPFACVMILAVFSINGDYFVAKLLSYQDSESPSPLSGLGKIAVLLVLVLGVGLSRLPSTEKTKLVFLGAGFTVFFWLVSSISYAGLRFLDLVSFAYPLAILLTYSRCRLDFDRAIKLILIFAGLLAAVSGYRNFVFEEGEGPSPFLPYHLSEQFFEL, encoded by the coding sequence ATGATATACATATTTGGCTGGATCATTCTGCTCACAGCATTGCTGTTAACGGCGTTGTCGGGTTATAGGACTCGACGGTTTGCAGGTTTTGCATTGCTGTTTTTTTTGTTCATCGCTGTCTTTCGCGGCGCTGTCGGGACTGATACGGATACCTACGAAACCGTAGTCAGCCGCTTGATGGATGGGATATCCTGGACTGGAATGGAGCCGGGCTTTGTTTTTATGAGTTGGATACTGGTAGAACTTACCGGCACAGCCTCAGTTGCTGTCAGACTCGTCAGTGTCATTATATTTGTTATTTTGTTTTTGTATCTTTTTCGTTCTGATAAGAATGAAAAGTTTCTATTGTTATCTTATATGCTGCCTGCTTTTGTCTATCAGTACACCATGAATGGACTGAGGATCGGCATCGCCGCTATGTTACTCCTGCTGGCCGTGCAAAAGCTCAGGCGAACAGAAAGACTATCAGGTCTAGTCCTTGCGGTATCGGCACTATTTTTTCATTATTCATCGCTAGTCTCTTTGGTGTTCATCTGGGCTTCACAGGCGCGTTGGACGAGGGCTTCAAATATCCTAATCGTCCCTTTCGCGTGTGTGATGATATTGGCCGTGTTCAGCATTAACGGAGATTACTTTGTTGCGAAATTGCTTTCGTATCAAGACTCTGAATCACCGAGCCCATTATCAGGGCTAGGAAAAATTGCAGTTTTGTTGGTGCTGGTGTTGGGGGTGGGGTTGTCAAGGCTACCTAGCACGGAAAAAACTAAACTTGTCTTTCTAGGCGCCGGATTTACCGTATTTTTCTGGCTGGTTTCAAGTATTTCGTATGCAGGTTTGAGATTTCTGGATTTGGTTTCATTTGCCTACCCCCTTGCGATATTGCTCACCTATAGCAGGTGCCGGTTGGATTTTGACCGTGCCATCAAGCTTATTTTGATTTTTGCCGGGTTGCTAGCGGCGGTGAGTGGTTATAGGAACTTTGTATTCGAAGAGGGGGAGGGGCCATCGCCCTTTTTGCCTTACCACCTTAGCGAACAATTCTTCGAGCTATAA
- a CDS encoding GNAT family N-acetyltransferase, translating to MDPTFKPVISSGVPESARQLFWEVFFSSRGRGIDLLTHFPWMSCVEKVSCVEIKDSSVSDETIAALVIRTLDVSKDVSVGLIGLVCVDEKSRGKGLASSLMSSAIKFGEHQNLAALILWTQKPEVYTGQGFITDERDRFGHIQLMQEQRSTLAYTTRDWPDSSYAGEAERGLPPFATGGQMISSENAGIIVLVAGGGLSIADWFGREKDVVDLIRASMSDRCSLNVGEEDSLISELEEQGLEFDLSPAAIRMVRYLGVAAPVELPKIKFLDRI from the coding sequence ATGGACCCTACGTTCAAACCAGTTATTTCTTCGGGGGTTCCGGAGAGTGCTCGTCAACTGTTTTGGGAGGTTTTTTTTTCCTCCAGAGGGCGGGGAATCGACCTTCTCACCCATTTTCCTTGGATGTCGTGCGTCGAAAAGGTCTCTTGTGTCGAAATCAAGGACTCATCAGTCTCTGATGAGACAATTGCTGCGTTAGTCATTAGAACCCTGGATGTCAGCAAAGACGTTTCTGTTGGGCTCATAGGTTTAGTCTGTGTGGATGAAAAATCCCGTGGAAAAGGCTTGGCTTCGAGCTTAATGAGCAGCGCAATAAAATTTGGCGAGCACCAAAATCTGGCTGCATTGATCCTGTGGACGCAAAAGCCGGAGGTTTATACCGGTCAAGGGTTTATCACCGATGAGCGAGACCGCTTCGGCCATATTCAGTTGATGCAAGAGCAACGCAGCACGTTAGCGTACACGACGCGCGACTGGCCCGACTCATCATATGCCGGCGAGGCTGAGCGTGGCCTTCCTCCTTTTGCGACCGGCGGGCAGATGATCTCAAGCGAGAACGCGGGAATCATCGTGCTCGTAGCGGGTGGAGGACTGAGCATAGCGGACTGGTTTGGGAGGGAAAAAGATGTTGTCGATTTGATCAGGGCATCCATGTCGGATCGCTGTTCTCTCAACGTTGGTGAAGAGGATTCTTTAATATCCGAGTTGGAAGAACAGGGCCTTGAATTTGATTTAAGTCCAGCGGCCATTAGGATGGTTAGATATTTGGGCGTCGCTGCTCCTGTTGAACTACCCAAAATTAAATTTCTTGATCGGATCTGA
- a CDS encoding glycosyltransferase family 2 protein, translating into MVTEPGIKDSSVARVSVVIPSYCCKDTIRRAVESVYQQSLRPAEVIIVDDASPDNTLSVLSELAKEYPEGWISIISLAVNAGPGTARNRGWNLANQPYVAFLDSDDSWHHNKIELQYGWMQKNPGAALTGQTGLTIDISSDIKTKLHREGDVRFSRVSSRDLLLSNRFSTPSIMLRKDLPSRFPEGKRFCEDYELWCDLCCSGFQCYSIDVPLTFCYKPLYGHAGLSGNLWKMEQGELGVYAALRGKRKIGLFLYGCLSIWSLVRYVRRAAKLKFGRGSE; encoded by the coding sequence ATGGTTACTGAGCCGGGTATTAAAGATTCAAGTGTCGCCCGAGTAAGCGTTGTTATCCCGAGTTATTGCTGCAAGGATACAATACGGCGAGCCGTTGAATCCGTATATCAACAGTCGTTGCGCCCTGCAGAAGTTATCATTGTCGATGATGCAAGTCCCGACAATACGTTGAGTGTTTTGTCGGAGCTCGCCAAAGAATATCCTGAGGGTTGGATTAGCATCATTTCTTTAGCAGTGAACGCTGGGCCAGGAACTGCGAGAAACCGCGGGTGGAATCTGGCAAACCAACCTTACGTGGCATTTTTGGATTCCGATGATAGCTGGCACCACAATAAGATCGAGCTTCAATATGGCTGGATGCAGAAAAATCCTGGCGCTGCGCTGACCGGACAGACAGGTCTTACGATTGATATATCTTCGGATATAAAAACTAAATTGCATCGTGAAGGTGATGTGCGTTTTTCACGGGTATCGAGTCGCGATTTGCTGCTTTCCAATAGGTTCTCCACTCCGTCAATCATGTTACGGAAAGATTTACCGAGTCGTTTTCCTGAAGGAAAGCGTTTTTGCGAAGACTATGAGCTTTGGTGTGATCTGTGTTGCTCCGGCTTCCAATGCTACTCCATAGATGTGCCTCTAACGTTTTGCTATAAGCCGTTGTATGGTCATGCAGGGTTGAGTGGGAACTTATGGAAAATGGAACAGGGTGAATTAGGCGTATACGCTGCTTTACGTGGGAAAAGGAAAATTGGTCTTTTTCTATATGGCTGCCTGAGTATTTGGTCATTGGTGCGCTATGTCCGTCGAGCAGCGAAATTAAAATTTGGTCGTGGTTCAGAATGA
- a CDS encoding NAD-dependent epimerase/dehydratase family protein — protein sequence MSVCVTGGTGFIGSPLCALLLSQGETLRMLSRKVQPVLPGREVFAGDLLQSDEALLDFVDGCSTLYHCAGEIKNTGLMYDLHVRGTANLLKAVSEKIKLTGKPFHWVQLSSTGAYGKREVSKHDAAVSIDESYSPAPVGEYEVTKTISDELVISFAKIEPLFTYTILRPSIVVGAHMPNQSFFQLSAMVRKGLFFYIGSKQALSTYVHVDDVVRALVMCATDTRAKGQIFILSNDCLLSEVIESMADTYKVPKPKLRVPEGMLRLLVKLTSPFLRLPLTDERIDELVKRVGYSSAKIERTVGFEFQSSIPQAMYELLSQFISESNSKAVVNND from the coding sequence GTGAGTGTTTGTGTAACTGGTGGCACAGGTTTTATCGGTAGCCCGCTCTGTGCATTGTTATTGAGCCAGGGTGAGACGTTAAGAATGCTTTCGCGAAAAGTACAGCCTGTGTTGCCTGGGCGAGAGGTATTTGCCGGGGATTTGTTGCAGTCGGATGAAGCACTTCTGGACTTCGTCGATGGATGCAGCACGCTATATCACTGCGCTGGTGAAATTAAAAACACTGGCTTGATGTATGACCTGCATGTTCGAGGTACGGCCAACCTCCTCAAGGCGGTGAGTGAGAAGATCAAACTGACCGGGAAGCCTTTCCACTGGGTGCAGTTGAGTAGCACAGGTGCTTATGGCAAGCGGGAGGTTTCCAAGCATGATGCTGCAGTCTCCATAGACGAAAGTTACTCGCCTGCGCCAGTGGGTGAGTATGAGGTGACCAAAACTATTTCTGATGAGTTGGTTATTAGTTTTGCTAAGATCGAGCCCCTCTTCACCTACACGATTTTACGTCCCTCGATTGTGGTCGGCGCCCACATGCCCAATCAGTCGTTTTTTCAGCTATCTGCTATGGTCCGTAAAGGTTTATTTTTTTATATAGGGTCCAAGCAAGCGTTGTCGACTTATGTTCATGTTGATGATGTTGTCCGCGCTTTGGTAATGTGCGCCACCGATACGAGGGCCAAAGGGCAGATCTTTATACTGTCCAATGATTGCTTGTTGTCGGAGGTCATAGAGTCAATGGCGGATACTTACAAAGTACCCAAGCCAAAACTGAGAGTTCCTGAAGGTATGTTACGGCTCTTGGTGAAGCTTACCTCGCCGTTTCTCCGGCTGCCGCTGACGGACGAGCGCATAGATGAGCTCGTCAAGCGTGTAGGATATAGCTCGGCTAAGATTGAAAGAACTGTTGGCTTTGAGTTTCAGTCATCAATACCACAAGCGATGTACGAACTGTTAAGCCAATTTATCAGCGAATCAAATTCTAAAGCTGTGGTTAATAATGACTGA
- a CDS encoding DegT/DnrJ/EryC1/StrS family aminotransferase encodes MSKIFPLYGVVSTPEMEEIALNVLRSGRIAGGEWVEKFEQGLKGVVGLPHVVSTVDMTSALFLALHLAGVQEGDEVLTTAFACLSTNSAIAQLKAMPVWVDVSVGTVSMDVADLESKISKKTKAVVLYHVAGYPGPAKEVADLCKKHNLVLIEDCDNALLATRDSLPVGSQGDFAIYSFYPNRQINATEGGALACRTEAMAIKARRLRRFGIDFSTFRTNAGEINPLSDIPEIGWGMTMNNLCSALGASQLSTLKERWEATVRNVQKLRALISGVAGLTPVPVQDTEVPAYWVFLLFVDEQERVLGELKKNGVMASRVHQRNDIYSGFGGQTYKLPNTDYLQAHIIGVPCGWWLEEADLIYIAATLKNAAAVSVIDRADGHS; translated from the coding sequence ATGTCCAAGATTTTTCCGTTGTATGGCGTGGTCAGTACTCCTGAGATGGAAGAGATCGCGCTGAATGTATTACGCTCCGGTAGGATTGCGGGCGGAGAGTGGGTCGAAAAGTTTGAGCAGGGCCTAAAAGGGGTAGTTGGTCTGCCTCATGTAGTATCGACGGTAGACATGACGAGTGCGCTCTTTCTTGCTCTGCATCTTGCGGGTGTACAGGAGGGAGATGAGGTTCTGACTACGGCTTTCGCATGCCTTTCCACAAACTCAGCAATTGCTCAATTGAAGGCCATGCCTGTTTGGGTAGACGTAAGCGTTGGCACGGTATCTATGGATGTCGCCGATCTCGAATCAAAGATCAGCAAAAAAACAAAAGCTGTAGTTCTGTATCACGTTGCTGGTTATCCGGGACCCGCGAAAGAGGTTGCTGACCTGTGTAAAAAACATAATCTCGTGCTGATAGAAGATTGTGACAATGCGCTCTTGGCAACACGGGATTCTTTACCTGTCGGCTCACAGGGTGACTTTGCCATCTATTCGTTTTATCCAAATCGGCAAATTAATGCGACTGAAGGTGGTGCCTTGGCCTGCCGCACGGAGGCCATGGCGATAAAAGCGCGTCGTTTGAGGCGCTTCGGTATTGATTTTTCCACCTTCAGAACGAACGCCGGAGAGATAAACCCATTATCTGATATTCCCGAGATTGGTTGGGGTATGACGATGAATAACCTGTGTTCTGCCTTAGGGGCCTCGCAGTTATCCACGTTAAAGGAAAGGTGGGAGGCAACCGTTAGAAACGTTCAGAAATTGCGCGCTCTTATCTCCGGCGTAGCAGGCTTGACGCCTGTGCCGGTTCAGGACACCGAAGTGCCCGCATATTGGGTATTTTTGCTATTCGTTGACGAACAAGAGCGCGTATTAGGTGAGTTGAAAAAGAACGGAGTTATGGCTTCGCGGGTGCATCAGCGTAATGATATATATAGTGGCTTTGGCGGTCAGACCTATAAGCTGCCCAATACTGACTACCTACAAGCCCACATAATAGGGGTGCCTTGCGGTTGGTGGCTCGAAGAGGCTGATTTGATTTATATTGCCGCTACTTTAAAAAACGCCGCAGCAGTGTCCGTCATCGATAGAGCCGATGGACATTCATGA
- a CDS encoding DegT/DnrJ/EryC1/StrS family aminotransferase, giving the protein MSSEASPIPLVKVAMPPREALLPALESVLYSGMISEGEFVYRFEDVFAKMFRLNNVLATSSGTAALHLAMLLAGVEAGEEVITTSMTAEPTNTTILQMGAIPVFADVDRLTGNLCPKAVEAAITEKTKAICVVHYAGYPACLKELREIADRHDVSLIEDCAHALGAEYNGQPIGTIGDYAIYSFQAIKHMTTVDGGLLMMKDSSQMGEARKLRWFGLAKGVPRTEVDITRVGYKYNMHNVAAVIGLKQLEVVSPLLQRHYENGRYFDQALQGVAGLSPAPVQAGVKPAYWLYTLLADDSDEVEKLLAANGIMASKLHRPNHLHSIFKPFAGPMPGLESFYKRLVHIPCGWWVSDDDRDRIAGILKRG; this is encoded by the coding sequence ATGTCAAGTGAAGCCTCACCTATTCCTCTTGTTAAAGTCGCGATGCCCCCACGTGAAGCTCTCCTTCCTGCTCTGGAGTCTGTTCTGTACAGCGGGATGATCTCTGAAGGGGAGTTCGTTTATCGTTTTGAAGATGTATTTGCCAAGATGTTCAGGCTGAATAACGTGCTGGCCACAAGTAGTGGCACAGCCGCTCTGCACTTGGCGATGCTGCTTGCCGGTGTAGAAGCCGGGGAGGAGGTCATCACCACATCAATGACTGCGGAGCCGACCAACACGACTATTCTGCAAATGGGGGCCATTCCTGTCTTCGCAGATGTGGACCGTCTCACCGGAAATCTTTGTCCGAAAGCAGTGGAAGCTGCAATTACGGAAAAAACCAAGGCTATCTGTGTTGTGCATTACGCCGGTTACCCTGCGTGCTTGAAAGAGCTGAGAGAAATTGCAGATCGGCACGATGTTTCGTTGATTGAAGATTGCGCCCACGCATTGGGAGCCGAATACAATGGACAACCTATTGGTACAATAGGCGATTACGCTATTTATTCCTTTCAGGCAATCAAGCATATGACGACCGTCGACGGCGGCCTGCTGATGATGAAAGATTCGAGCCAAATGGGTGAGGCGCGTAAATTGCGTTGGTTTGGTCTGGCCAAAGGTGTTCCCCGCACTGAAGTAGATATAACGAGGGTAGGTTATAAATACAATATGCATAACGTCGCTGCCGTTATTGGCCTAAAACAATTGGAAGTTGTTTCCCCTTTGTTGCAGCGGCATTACGAAAACGGTCGTTATTTTGATCAGGCTTTGCAAGGTGTAGCGGGCTTGTCTCCAGCTCCCGTACAGGCGGGAGTGAAGCCTGCTTATTGGCTCTATACACTTCTAGCAGACGACTCGGATGAAGTTGAGAAGCTACTGGCAGCCAACGGCATTATGGCCTCGAAGCTACATCGTCCCAATCATTTGCATTCCATTTTCAAGCCGTTCGCCGGCCCCATGCCTGGGCTAGAGAGTTTTTATAAGCGCCTGGTTCATATTCCATGTGGTTGGTGGGTGTCCGATGATGACCGTGACCGTATCGCTGGCATACTAAAGCGAGGTTGA
- a CDS encoding polysaccharide biosynthesis protein — MFDNKVLMITGGTGSFGNTVLNRFLNTDVKEIIVFSRDEKKQEDMRIALNNPKVKFHIGDVRSYESISRAMAGVDYVFHAAALKQVPSCEFYPMEAVLTNVNGTENVLNAAIDNNVQRVVLLSTDKAVYPINAMGISKAMGEKILIAKSRTVREGGPVLCATRYGNVMASRGSVIPLFVEKIKAGVPLTVTDPKMTRFLMSLEDSVDLVLHAFEHGEQGDIFVQKAPASTIGDLTVALKELFSSDVPVNIIGTRHGEKLYESLVSREEMAKAKDMGRYYRIPADNRDLNYDKFIIQGHPEANAIDDYTSHNTDLLNIEQIKELLLTLAYIKHSID; from the coding sequence ATGTTTGATAACAAGGTTTTAATGATAACGGGCGGTACCGGCTCATTTGGTAATACTGTACTGAATCGTTTTTTGAATACGGATGTTAAAGAAATTATCGTATTCAGCCGAGATGAAAAAAAGCAAGAAGACATGCGAATTGCTTTGAATAATCCCAAGGTCAAGTTTCACATCGGTGATGTAAGAAGCTACGAAAGCATCAGTCGCGCGATGGCGGGAGTAGACTATGTATTTCACGCAGCGGCATTGAAACAAGTACCGTCGTGTGAATTTTATCCGATGGAAGCAGTGTTGACTAACGTTAACGGAACTGAGAACGTTCTGAACGCAGCCATTGATAATAATGTCCAGCGGGTGGTTTTGCTAAGTACTGATAAAGCCGTTTACCCGATCAATGCAATGGGTATCTCTAAGGCGATGGGCGAGAAAATTTTGATCGCCAAATCTCGGACTGTTCGCGAAGGTGGCCCAGTCCTCTGTGCTACGCGTTACGGAAACGTAATGGCGTCGAGAGGTTCGGTTATTCCTCTTTTCGTGGAAAAGATTAAAGCAGGCGTACCCCTTACTGTAACCGACCCCAAGATGACCCGGTTCCTGATGAGCCTGGAGGATTCGGTTGATTTGGTGCTTCACGCATTTGAGCATGGGGAACAAGGAGATATCTTTGTTCAGAAAGCACCCGCCAGCACCATTGGCGATTTGACCGTAGCACTAAAAGAATTGTTTTCCAGTGATGTGCCGGTAAACATAATTGGCACTCGTCACGGTGAAAAGCTTTATGAGTCTCTTGTGTCTCGTGAGGAAATGGCAAAAGCCAAAGACATGGGGCGCTACTATCGCATCCCGGCGGATAACCGCGACTTGAACTATGACAAGTTCATTATTCAAGGTCATCCGGAGGCGAATGCAATTGATGATTACACCTCGCACAACACTGACTTGCTCAATATTGAGCAAATCAAAGAGTTGCTTCTTACTTTGGCATATATCAAACATAGTATCGACTGA